The Qipengyuania aurantiaca genome contains the following window.
CTGTTTTTCAACGGCATCGGCGCCAATATCGAAGCCGTCGCCCCGCTGGCCGAGCGGCTGACCGAGCGCGCCTTCATCATGTTCGACATGCCGGGCACGGGCGAAAGCCCCGACCCGACCGTTCCCTACAATCCCTTCACCATGAGCTGGACGGCGACGCAGATCCTAGACCAGCTCGGCGTCGAGGAGGTGGACGTCATGGGCGTGAGCTGGGGCGGTGCGATGGCGCAGCACTTTGCGCTCCAGCATCCGGGCCGCACGCGCCGTCTCGTGCTGGTGGCGACCACGGCCGGCATGCTGATGGTGCCGGGCAATCCGGCCGCGCTCAGCAAGATGGCCAACCCCCGCCGCTACGTGGATCCGAAGTTCATGAACGAGCATTTCATGACGCTTTACGGCGGCATGACCAAGCGGCCGGGCAGCAAGGAAGACCATATCGGTCGCCTCAAGCCGCCCTCCCCGCGCGGCTATCTCTACCAGCTCGTCGCCATGCTCGGCTGGACCAGCCTTCCCGCCCTGCCCTTCATGGACAAGGAAGTGCTGATCATGATGGGCGACGAGGACCAGATCGTGCCGCTCGTGAACGGCAAGATCCTCAACACCATGATCCGCAACTCGCGCCTCGAAGTGTTTGAAGGCGGCGGCCACCTGTTCCT
Protein-coding sequences here:
- a CDS encoding alpha/beta fold hydrolase, with translation MTAKIEMIEAGGRTLRVAHWRLDKPSDHAPILFFNGIGANIEAVAPLAERLTERAFIMFDMPGTGESPDPTVPYNPFTMSWTATQILDQLGVEEVDVMGVSWGGAMAQHFALQHPGRTRRLVLVATTAGMLMVPGNPAALSKMANPRRYVDPKFMNEHFMTLYGGMTKRPGSKEDHIGRLKPPSPRGYLYQLVAMLGWTSLPALPFMDKEVLIMMGDEDQIVPLVNGKILNTMIRNSRLEVFEGGGHLFLLTHADESVASLRAFLDAPSTEAESRRAA